A region from the candidate division WOR-3 bacterium genome encodes:
- a CDS encoding 30S ribosomal protein S1, whose product MKEIAQEDLNKLLEESFVTPKEGDIVKATVIKRTKNGVLLNLGLKAEGFLPLEEFGAPEDAEEGKTIYVFLEAFEDREGFPVISKKKADFQLAWDKIKHIYENGETASCTIKKRIKGGYSVDLMGVEAFLPSSQIDYKAQADGESLIGQKSEVKIVKINMLRKNIVVSRKMAVEEEQAKARKRIFSKMKVGDIIDGTVRNLTDFGAFIDIGGIDALLHITDISWLKITHPAEVVKVNDKIKVKVLIMDRETGRIAVGLKQLTEHPWEAIEKKYPVGTRVKGKVTSVVDYGAFVELEKGIEGLIHVSEMSWTKDVKDPSSLLKVGDAVEAVVLSIDRNEQRISLGMKQTKPDPWSTVDEKLEVGQKAVVKVTNLKDFGAFVQIIDGVEGLIHVNDFFWDKKVKKASDYLRKGQKVEAVICTIDRKNRRISLSIKHCKEDPFTKFVETFPEGSKITGKISDILPKGIRLVLEGGVEEFIPANYLARRGKKPKDLYTLGEEIEVTVRKINSRLRRIILSEKEIFKAPLKKKEAPKPAPDKFTIGDILDSQKQAEQKE is encoded by the coding sequence ATGAAAGAAATTGCTCAAGAGGATTTGAACAAACTGTTGGAAGAATCATTTGTCACACCTAAAGAGGGTGATATTGTAAAAGCGACGGTCATCAAAAGAACGAAGAACGGTGTTCTGCTCAATCTTGGCCTTAAGGCCGAGGGATTTCTGCCCCTCGAAGAATTCGGTGCTCCTGAAGATGCCGAAGAAGGAAAAACGATATATGTTTTTCTCGAAGCCTTTGAAGATCGGGAAGGATTTCCCGTAATATCGAAGAAAAAAGCGGATTTTCAGCTCGCCTGGGACAAAATAAAACATATATATGAGAACGGCGAGACTGCTTCATGCACGATAAAAAAGCGAATCAAGGGCGGGTATTCGGTCGATCTCATGGGGGTTGAAGCATTTCTGCCCAGTTCACAGATCGACTACAAGGCACAAGCTGACGGCGAATCTCTGATCGGTCAGAAATCCGAAGTCAAGATCGTAAAGATCAACATGCTGCGCAAGAACATCGTGGTTTCGAGAAAAATGGCGGTCGAAGAAGAACAAGCAAAAGCGCGCAAGCGCATATTCAGCAAGATGAAAGTTGGCGATATCATTGACGGCACCGTGCGTAATCTCACAGATTTTGGAGCCTTTATTGATATCGGAGGCATCGACGCCCTGCTTCATATCACGGATATTTCCTGGCTGAAAATAACCCATCCGGCCGAGGTCGTAAAAGTCAATGACAAGATCAAGGTCAAGGTGCTTATCATGGATCGCGAAACCGGCAGGATTGCTGTTGGCTTGAAGCAACTGACCGAGCATCCCTGGGAAGCCATCGAGAAAAAGTATCCGGTCGGCACCAGGGTTAAAGGAAAAGTGACCAGTGTCGTCGACTATGGAGCATTTGTTGAGCTTGAAAAAGGCATAGAAGGACTCATCCACGTGTCTGAGATGTCCTGGACAAAAGACGTAAAGGATCCATCGTCACTTCTCAAGGTTGGCGACGCGGTTGAAGCTGTTGTCCTATCAATCGACCGCAATGAACAAAGGATTTCTCTCGGGATGAAACAGACAAAACCAGATCCCTGGTCAACAGTTGATGAAAAACTCGAAGTCGGCCAAAAGGCAGTCGTCAAGGTGACTAATCTCAAGGACTTCGGTGCTTTCGTGCAGATAATCGACGGTGTCGAAGGCCTTATCCACGTCAATGATTTTTTCTGGGACAAAAAGGTCAAGAAGGCTTCTGACTATCTGCGTAAAGGACAGAAAGTCGAAGCGGTCATCTGCACGATCGACCGTAAGAACCGAAGAATATCACTGAGCATCAAACACTGTAAAGAGGATCCATTCACCAAGTTTGTTGAAACCTTTCCTGAAGGTTCAAAGATAACAGGCAAGATCAGTGATATTTTGCCAAAAGGGATCCGGCTGGTGCTCGAAGGTGGAGTTGAGGAATTCATACCGGCAAATTATCTGGCAAGGCGCGGGAAGAAACCAAAAGACCTATACACGCTCGGTGAGGAGATTGAGGTAACGGTGCGGAAGATCAATTCGAGGTTGCGAAGAATAATCCTCAGCGAGAAGGAAATCTTCAAGGCCCCGCTAAAGAAAAAAGAAGCGCCGAAACCAGCGCCTGATAAATTCACCATCGGTGATATCCTTGATTCTCAGAAACAAGCGGAGCAAAAAGAGTAG
- a CDS encoding B12-binding domain-containing radical SAM protein, translating to MTDLLLVNPKEAGAFFERMPPLGLAYIAGKLQTRGYSVKIVDFEVDRRPLTYWLDLFQPKYLGISGTSHTRFESFRLANEAKAYSPEIVTIYGGVHATFTGVNTLRRITEIDYVVCGEGEDTIVALLDKLCASEEPEDVCGICYRKGEDIVQTRPAPRVNPLDSLPKPAYQLLNMEQYSVEMDFLGRRAISLLTSRGCYAKCSFCSASRMFGHKVTTHSAQRMLDDVEFLFSSYGYEGLKIFDSTFTMKKEHVYEFCDEITKRKLNFPWECEIRIGSVDLEMLEKMRDSGCYYVNFGVESASQRVLDLMRKAIRVEQAVELLNLCNSVGLRTKVFFSFGHIGETMDDVEKTFEFIDEHAGEISTVASGAGVRVYPGTYLEEYAFKNSFLPSDFEWSLPYDDPRLDNIMQTRSIPVLVQPQLGYDELESIALQVYSRKFRGWKGFKHGVKKVTDWNKLKKLSRLLRIKMRNFLSGRD from the coding sequence ATGACTGATCTGTTACTGGTTAATCCAAAAGAGGCAGGAGCGTTCTTTGAACGAATGCCGCCTCTGGGTCTTGCATACATCGCTGGAAAACTCCAGACCCGTGGCTACTCCGTAAAAATCGTGGATTTTGAAGTAGATAGACGCCCGTTAACGTACTGGCTGGATTTGTTTCAGCCAAAATATCTTGGCATTTCTGGCACCAGTCATACTCGCTTTGAGTCGTTTCGATTGGCAAATGAAGCAAAGGCTTATTCACCGGAGATTGTGACTATTTATGGAGGCGTGCATGCCACTTTCACCGGCGTCAATACCCTTCGGCGGATAACCGAAATCGACTATGTTGTATGTGGTGAAGGTGAAGATACAATCGTAGCGCTGCTTGATAAACTATGCGCTAGTGAAGAACCCGAAGATGTTTGTGGTATATGCTATCGAAAAGGTGAGGACATCGTACAGACGCGTCCGGCACCGCGCGTCAACCCGCTCGATAGTCTACCCAAACCAGCATATCAACTGCTGAATATGGAACAGTATTCAGTAGAAATGGATTTTCTGGGTCGTAGAGCGATTTCCCTTCTGACCTCACGGGGTTGTTATGCAAAATGCAGTTTTTGCTCTGCCAGTAGGATGTTCGGACATAAGGTGACGACTCATTCTGCTCAACGTATGCTCGATGATGTTGAATTTCTTTTCAGTAGCTACGGGTACGAGGGTCTGAAGATTTTTGATAGCACCTTTACCATGAAGAAAGAACATGTTTATGAATTCTGTGATGAGATAACGAAACGCAAACTCAATTTCCCGTGGGAATGTGAGATAAGAATCGGCTCGGTCGATCTTGAAATGCTTGAGAAGATGAGAGATTCAGGATGTTACTATGTCAATTTCGGTGTTGAGTCCGCAAGCCAGCGCGTCCTTGATCTGATGCGTAAAGCTATTAGAGTCGAGCAGGCAGTCGAACTGCTGAATCTGTGCAACAGTGTAGGTCTGCGTACCAAGGTATTTTTCTCGTTCGGACATATTGGCGAAACAATGGATGACGTGGAGAAGACTTTCGAGTTCATCGACGAGCATGCCGGTGAGATATCGACCGTGGCCAGCGGTGCTGGTGTGCGTGTCTATCCGGGAACTTATCTGGAAGAATATGCCTTCAAGAATAGTTTTTTACCCAGCGATTTTGAGTGGAGTTTACCCTATGATGACCCGCGACTTGACAACATTATGCAGACACGGTCGATACCAGTGCTGGTCCAACCGCAACTTGGCTATGATGAACTGGAAAGTATTGCGCTACAGGTATACTCACGGAAGTTCAGAGGTTGGAAGGGATTCAAACATGGTGTGAAAAAGGTAACTGATTGGAATAAGCTAAAGAAACTCTCACGGCTGCTGAGGATAAAAATGAGAAATTTCTTATCGGGGAGGGATTAG
- a CDS encoding NAD(P)-dependent oxidoreductase, with the protein MEFDNLLTSAFGFAEKLILELLQRGESVYAIYPTPKDVPMSFLGKKNIKYGFLKFEHDPILEKTLPRRVKHIFHIFDMYGGRFSKVFKANTLATLLLLDWAKNVGAESFTHLSSGEVYGRGKDLTEEAALEPHGFYATTKYQAEMFFKYYQRALRISTVRLFFPFGSGVEQGFLFDLARAVKSGNPVESTYDQISPTFGDDIVAPLLKIHDRKQVGVYNLCGSPIKVETIVEKIRQIIGKEPSKITVEENELTGNARLAREKLGYVETSIDDALERAFVHMK; encoded by the coding sequence ATGGAATTTGATAATCTTTTAACCAGCGCTTTTGGTTTCGCCGAGAAGTTGATACTCGAACTGCTGCAGAGAGGGGAGAGTGTTTATGCAATTTACCCGACCCCAAAAGACGTACCGATGTCTTTTCTTGGCAAGAAGAACATAAAATATGGTTTCTTGAAATTCGAGCATGACCCGATTCTTGAAAAAACATTACCCAGAAGGGTCAAGCACATTTTCCATATCTTTGATATGTACGGCGGCAGGTTTTCGAAAGTATTCAAAGCCAATACACTGGCCACGCTGCTGCTGTTGGACTGGGCCAAGAACGTTGGCGCTGAGAGTTTCACACATCTCTCGAGCGGAGAAGTCTATGGCAGAGGCAAAGACCTGACTGAGGAGGCTGCTCTCGAACCACATGGGTTCTATGCGACTACGAAATACCAGGCAGAGATGTTCTTCAAATACTATCAGCGGGCACTCAGGATAAGTACAGTCCGCTTATTCTTTCCTTTTGGTAGTGGTGTTGAACAGGGTTTTCTCTTCGACCTCGCACGTGCCGTCAAATCCGGGAATCCTGTGGAATCGACGTATGATCAGATCAGCCCCACGTTTGGCGACGATATTGTTGCTCCCCTGTTGAAGATCCACGACCGCAAACAGGTTGGTGTTTACAACTTATGTGGTAGCCCGATAAAAGTTGAAACGATTGTCGAGAAGATAAGACAGATAATAGGAAAAGAACCCAGCAAAATAACGGTAGAAGAGAACGAACTGACCGGGAACGCCAGACTTGCCAGAGAGAAACTTGGTTATGTGGAAACCTCAATTGATGATGCTCTGGAGCGCGCATTTGTGCATATGAAATAG
- a CDS encoding polyprenyl synthetase family protein, with product MACQKNLVDADLKKFFSQKNALFDIMYYSVDGGKRIRPILAIAGYEACGGSDTGAIMPIACGLELIHTYSLIHDDLPAMDNDDFRRGKASAHRKFNEATAILSGDALFAYAFELFSSGNDYAPEKLEVIRVVSEAVGPQGVVHGQMLDICDMEQQPKVLRSIHLNKTAKFLAVAIKVGAIMAGASRTVIEKLHGAGICLGMLFQYTDDILDVVGDKNALGKTPGKDEASGKLTAPAVYGLEGARFRAQRYADRAKVQFRELGNEFEFFCQMTDFVLNRSF from the coding sequence TTGGCGTGTCAGAAAAATCTGGTGGATGCGGATCTGAAGAAATTTTTTTCGCAGAAGAATGCGCTGTTTGACATCATGTACTATTCGGTTGATGGCGGCAAACGGATAAGACCCATACTTGCGATTGCAGGATACGAGGCATGCGGTGGCAGTGATACCGGCGCGATAATGCCCATTGCATGTGGTCTTGAGTTGATCCATACCTATTCTCTGATCCATGACGACCTGCCGGCAATGGACAATGATGATTTTCGAAGAGGCAAAGCATCGGCCCATCGGAAGTTCAACGAAGCGACAGCGATCCTTTCCGGTGATGCTCTATTTGCCTATGCCTTTGAGTTGTTCAGCAGCGGTAACGACTATGCGCCCGAGAAATTGGAAGTGATCAGAGTAGTCAGTGAAGCTGTCGGCCCGCAGGGTGTAGTGCATGGGCAAATGCTCGATATATGCGATATGGAACAGCAGCCGAAGGTTTTGAGAAGCATACACCTGAACAAGACTGCCAAGTTCCTTGCGGTGGCAATCAAGGTCGGAGCAATAATGGCGGGTGCATCAAGGACGGTGATCGAAAAATTGCACGGTGCGGGTATCTGTTTGGGGATGCTCTTTCAATACACCGACGACATATTGGATGTAGTTGGAGATAAAAACGCCCTTGGCAAGACGCCGGGAAAAGATGAGGCGAGCGGTAAGCTGACTGCACCTGCTGTTTACGGTCTCGAAGGTGCACGATTCAGGGCGCAGCGTTACGCCGATCGTGCAAAGGTTCAATTCAGAGAGCTCGGAAACGAATTTGAGTTTTTCTGTCAGATGACAGATTTTGTGTTGAATCGTTCGTTTTAG
- a CDS encoding DUF362 domain-containing protein, translating to MKSRVAVVKTNPGKVLEDIQRLMELAGVRYHLKSNLPTILKVNITWHFYYPACSTTPWQLDGVVSALSKFGYRDLIPAQNRTVVINPEIGADNNHLTSVMKKHNLKFVYLYKPDVEWIHFKPKSRMLVLDRVYADGIQIPKLFIGKNAFHLPTMKTHVFTTITGAMKNAFGGLLNDNRHWTHSVIHETLVDLLQIQKEIHPGIFCVTDGTVAGDGAGPRLMHPHVKNYMLASGDSVAIDAVTAKMMGFDPLDLKFLYLAHQMGLGNADPHEIEIVGEDIRNVNFHFQMKDTFASRGQKAIYWGPLKPLENLLLRTPIVPWSFIASRFYHDYYWYNIHGKKIAQKFLRTDWGKLFNSYK from the coding sequence ATGAAATCCAGGGTCGCCGTCGTCAAAACGAATCCAGGTAAAGTCCTCGAAGACATACAGCGTTTGATGGAGCTTGCCGGCGTCCGGTACCATCTCAAGAGTAACTTGCCCACAATCCTCAAGGTGAACATAACCTGGCATTTCTATTATCCGGCATGTTCAACCACACCCTGGCAACTTGATGGTGTTGTGTCCGCACTCAGCAAGTTCGGATACCGTGATCTCATACCAGCGCAGAATCGTACCGTCGTAATCAATCCAGAGATCGGCGCGGATAATAATCACCTGACATCGGTAATGAAGAAGCACAATCTGAAATTCGTATATCTCTACAAACCTGACGTTGAATGGATACACTTCAAACCAAAATCAAGAATGCTGGTTCTGGATAGAGTATACGCCGATGGTATCCAAATACCAAAATTATTCATTGGCAAAAACGCCTTCCACCTTCCGACCATGAAAACGCATGTCTTTACTACGATAACCGGCGCAATGAAAAACGCATTCGGCGGACTGCTTAATGACAACCGCCACTGGACTCACTCGGTCATCCACGAAACGCTCGTAGATCTGCTCCAGATACAGAAAGAAATACACCCCGGAATATTTTGCGTGACAGATGGCACGGTCGCGGGAGATGGTGCGGGCCCCCGTCTCATGCATCCGCATGTCAAGAATTACATGCTGGCGAGCGGAGATTCAGTAGCTATAGATGCTGTCACTGCCAAAATGATGGGTTTTGACCCGCTTGACCTGAAGTTTCTCTACCTTGCGCATCAGATGGGATTGGGTAATGCAGATCCTCACGAGATAGAGATCGTAGGCGAGGATATCCGAAACGTCAATTTTCATTTCCAGATGAAGGATACTTTTGCATCCCGGGGGCAGAAAGCCATATACTGGGGGCCTCTTAAACCCCTTGAAAATCTGTTGCTCCGGACCCCGATCGTGCCATGGTCATTCATAGCCTCAAGATTCTACCACGACTATTACTGGTATAACATCCACGGCAAGAAGATCGCACAGAAATTCCTGCGAACGGACTGGGGTAAGCTGTTCAATTCTTACAAATAA
- a CDS encoding cold shock domain-containing protein, whose product MQVYGKVKWFDGKKGYGFIENEDGSGDVFVHYADITGEGYRVLREGERVKFEISQTPKGSKAIKVERTNE is encoded by the coding sequence TTGCAGGTCTACGGTAAGGTAAAGTGGTTCGATGGCAAAAAGGGATACGGGTTTATCGAGAATGAAGACGGGTCCGGTGATGTCTTTGTGCACTATGCTGATATTACTGGTGAAGGTTATCGGGTCCTTCGTGAAGGCGAGCGAGTTAAGTTCGAAATAAGTCAAACACCCAAGGGTTCAAAGGCAATAAAGGTCGAACGCACTAACGAATAA
- a CDS encoding MiaB/RimO family radical SAM methylthiotransferase has protein sequence MQKLINLGCKLNQYEGYCLLEVFSDVEDLVIVNTCCVTREAELNSHKKFRQALRKFPQATIIATGCACRTDPDRYAKATYLIDNVDRNTTIKDILPRPDKTRYFLKIQDGCDMKCSYCIVAKVRSTVESKTIEEIEREVRWAISLNYKEIVLVGANIGLYGRDANTSLDELLVALHKIPGCPRVRISSIEPFFITPRLVDTMRETSACRHFHIPIQSADNTILEKMNRSYDKEHLEKVIRLIKGKFQDVAIGADVIVGFPGEGEQEFRNTYEFIHEQPFTHVHVFPFSPRYGTDAFKLGDPVSKIEKKNRLWELKKLIGQKNYEFRRQLINKKFEVAVEYKNGHCLGLTDNYIKVHIDEQCPKNELVEVMIDNVTEDITHAIPCTVKNQTIH, from the coding sequence TTGCAAAAACTAATCAATCTAGGCTGTAAGCTCAATCAGTACGAAGGCTACTGTCTGCTGGAAGTATTCAGCGACGTAGAAGATCTGGTCATCGTCAATACCTGTTGCGTGACCAGAGAAGCGGAGCTGAATTCTCACAAAAAATTCCGCCAGGCGCTGAGAAAATTCCCCCAAGCCACGATCATCGCAACCGGATGTGCTTGTCGCACTGACCCGGACAGATACGCGAAGGCAACCTACCTGATCGACAACGTCGATCGAAATACAACGATCAAGGATATCTTGCCCAGACCAGACAAGACACGCTATTTCCTGAAGATACAGGACGGCTGCGATATGAAGTGCTCGTATTGCATCGTGGCAAAGGTACGGTCAACGGTTGAGAGTAAAACGATAGAGGAAATCGAGAGAGAAGTGCGGTGGGCGATATCGCTAAACTACAAGGAAATCGTCCTCGTGGGAGCAAACATTGGCCTCTACGGAAGGGATGCAAACACTTCACTCGATGAACTGCTCGTTGCTTTACACAAAATACCCGGATGCCCCCGGGTCCGGATATCATCGATAGAGCCGTTTTTTATTACTCCCCGATTAGTAGATACCATGAGAGAAACCTCGGCGTGCCGTCACTTCCACATTCCTATCCAGAGCGCCGACAATACAATACTTGAGAAAATGAACCGCTCATACGATAAAGAACACCTTGAAAAGGTGATCCGCCTGATCAAGGGGAAGTTTCAGGATGTCGCAATAGGAGCAGATGTAATCGTCGGGTTTCCTGGTGAAGGCGAACAGGAGTTCAGGAATACATATGAATTCATACACGAACAGCCGTTCACTCACGTGCATGTGTTCCCCTTTTCACCCAGGTATGGCACCGACGCTTTCAAGTTAGGCGACCCGGTATCTAAGATCGAGAAGAAGAATCGACTCTGGGAACTCAAGAAATTGATAGGACAAAAGAATTACGAATTCCGCAGGCAACTTATCAACAAGAAATTCGAGGTCGCTGTCGAGTACAAAAATGGGCATTGCCTGGGACTTACAGACAATTACATCAAGGTCCACATTGACGAACAATGCCCAAAGAATGAACTTGTCGAGGTCATGATCGATAACGTAACCGAGGACATCACCCATGCAATACCCTGTACTGTAAAAAACCAGACAATACATTGA
- the thiE gene encoding thiamine phosphate synthase, whose translation MPFLRIIDVNLNRLDESLKLIEDIARFHIYDRNLLSQTRNIRNAFRDFKKSLPLKKVIQSRLSSEDPGRPAKFDTITTKTSTIVILSNITRAKEASRILEETCKTFDTKLSGSMKEIRFKIYDLEKDFVRHIDKRFDPYLHVIIDEQYLPSCNVEEVTRILMKNGATMIQLRITSLNDRAFLKYAHKIRKTIGEKDVKFIVNNRADIAIACNAHGIHLGQKDIPVSIVRRIMGDTAIIGASARTIKEAVKAESDGVDYLGVGAIYPTKTKTDARKCTISTLRSICRSVKIPVIGIGGVNDKNYKSILHAGASGIAVASFVFGGNMKNRLRSLTRK comes from the coding sequence GTGCCTTTTTTGCGCATCATAGACGTAAACCTCAATCGGTTGGATGAATCCCTCAAGCTCATAGAAGATATCGCACGATTCCATATCTATGACCGGAACCTCCTGTCCCAGACGAGGAATATCAGAAATGCCTTCCGTGATTTCAAAAAATCATTGCCCTTGAAAAAAGTCATCCAGTCTCGCCTGAGCAGTGAAGACCCCGGGCGCCCGGCAAAATTCGACACCATAACAACCAAAACAAGCACCATAGTAATCTTGTCCAATATAACCCGCGCCAAGGAGGCATCGAGAATACTTGAAGAAACGTGCAAGACTTTTGACACAAAACTGAGCGGATCAATGAAAGAAATACGATTCAAGATTTACGACCTCGAAAAAGATTTTGTAAGACACATCGATAAGCGTTTCGACCCTTACCTTCACGTGATCATCGATGAACAGTACCTGCCTTCCTGTAATGTCGAAGAAGTAACCAGAATCCTCATGAAAAACGGCGCCACGATGATTCAGCTGAGGATCACATCACTGAACGATCGCGCTTTCTTGAAATACGCCCATAAAATACGCAAAACAATAGGCGAGAAAGATGTGAAATTCATAGTCAACAATCGTGCGGATATTGCGATAGCATGTAATGCACACGGCATACACTTAGGGCAAAAGGATATACCCGTGAGTATTGTACGGAGAATCATGGGCGATACGGCGATCATCGGAGCCTCAGCCCGTACTATAAAAGAAGCCGTGAAGGCGGAGTCTGATGGAGTCGATTATCTGGGAGTCGGTGCGATCTACCCCACGAAGACAAAAACGGATGCCCGCAAATGCACGATCAGCACCTTGAGGTCAATATGCCGGTCTGTGAAGATTCCCGTCATCGGTATTGGCGGCGTGAATGACAAGAACTACAAATCTATTCTGCACGCAGGAGCATCCGGCATTGCAGTTGCGTCCTTCGTCTTCGGAGGCAATATGAAAAACAGATTGCGTTCATTGACACGCAAATAG
- the miaB gene encoding tRNA (N6-isopentenyl adenosine(37)-C2)-methylthiotransferase MiaB: MKKRFFIKTFGCQMNKNDSFLMSKILTDQGFKSVDNPVTADIFIVNTCTVRAHAANRALAYTSGLKNWRKEGERVLAVVGCLAKSNADDITRKLNHVDLILGPDSYREIGNYIAQIMETKVRIIDTKLSAETYCGIYHSPNAITDFVSIMRGCNNYCSYCVVPYVRGHARSRPFVDICSEVSHLVKHGVKDITLLGQNVNEYHHEDMNFAGLLERIARIPGAFRIRFLTSHPKDFSKETVQVIKSHHNICEWFHLPLQSGSNRILRLMNRKYTTEHYLALVDYIRQEIPNPTITTDIIVGFPTETQEEFLETISVLKQIGFGYAYMYRYSKRAGTEASNMQSLDENTIKRRLSELIRVQNEIVKEKTSGMIGREYEVLFESAARGKASRGKTRGNKDVIVQTQIKPGEVRNVVIKEMKGHTPIGELIDE; the protein is encoded by the coding sequence TTGAAAAAGAGATTCTTCATTAAAACCTTTGGCTGCCAGATGAACAAGAATGACTCTTTTCTCATGAGTAAAATTCTCACCGATCAGGGTTTTAAGTCGGTTGATAACCCGGTAACTGCAGACATATTTATCGTAAATACATGCACGGTAAGAGCACACGCCGCAAACCGAGCACTCGCCTACACGTCTGGTCTAAAAAACTGGCGAAAGGAAGGTGAGCGGGTTCTGGCTGTTGTCGGCTGTCTTGCGAAAAGCAATGCTGACGATATCACAAGAAAACTCAATCACGTTGATCTTATTCTGGGGCCGGATTCCTACCGGGAGATTGGCAACTATATAGCACAAATAATGGAAACAAAGGTGAGGATCATCGATACAAAGCTCTCGGCCGAGACGTACTGCGGCATATACCACTCGCCGAATGCGATCACTGATTTCGTTTCAATAATGCGCGGCTGTAATAATTACTGTTCGTATTGTGTAGTGCCTTATGTTCGGGGACATGCGCGGTCGCGTCCTTTCGTTGACATATGTAGCGAGGTCAGCCACCTCGTGAAACACGGGGTCAAGGATATTACGCTGCTGGGACAAAACGTCAACGAATACCACCATGAGGATATGAATTTCGCGGGGCTACTTGAACGTATCGCGCGGATTCCCGGTGCATTCAGAATACGTTTTCTGACCTCTCATCCAAAAGACTTTAGCAAAGAAACCGTTCAGGTTATAAAGAGTCACCATAACATATGCGAATGGTTTCACCTTCCGCTCCAATCAGGCAGTAACCGAATCCTGCGGCTGATGAACCGCAAATACACGACAGAACATTATCTCGCCCTCGTGGACTATATCCGCCAGGAGATCCCTAACCCTACCATAACTACCGACATCATCGTCGGTTTTCCCACTGAAACCCAGGAGGAATTTCTCGAGACTATTTCCGTGTTAAAACAAATCGGATTCGGCTATGCCTACATGTACCGTTACTCAAAGAGGGCGGGAACAGAAGCAAGCAACATGCAATCACTGGATGAGAATACGATCAAGCGACGCCTAAGCGAGTTGATCAGAGTCCAGAATGAGATCGTCAAAGAGAAGACATCCGGGATGATTGGCAGAGAGTATGAAGTGCTGTTCGAGAGTGCTGCCAGAGGAAAAGCTTCACGCGGCAAGACACGCGGTAACAAAGATGTCATTGTGCAAACGCAGATAAAGCCGGGAGAGGTTAGAAACGTTGTCATAAAAGAAATGAAAGGTCACACGCCGATAGGCGAACTGATCGACGAATAA
- a CDS encoding peptidylprolyl isomerase, whose product MRYLCMAAMLFFACGVQKDSDMVVKKTGVPYMNIAVKDYGTVVIELLPDAAPKNVKNIIELTDKGFYNNLIFHRVIKGFVIQGGCPNGDGTGDPGYEIEDEISPQEKHLKGTVAMANRGPNTNGSQFYICLEPQPRLDGRYTIIGRVVQGMDVVDRIGNVGTGQYDKPLADVVMERVWIEK is encoded by the coding sequence ATGAGATATTTGTGCATGGCCGCTATGCTTTTCTTTGCATGCGGTGTTCAGAAGGACAGTGATATGGTCGTCAAAAAGACCGGCGTTCCTTACATGAACATTGCGGTAAAGGACTATGGTACCGTTGTGATCGAGCTGCTGCCGGATGCAGCGCCGAAAAACGTCAAAAATATCATTGAACTGACAGATAAAGGTTTCTACAACAATCTGATTTTCCATAGGGTCATAAAAGGTTTTGTTATTCAGGGCGGGTGTCCGAACGGCGATGGCACGGGCGACCCTGGGTATGAGATCGAGGATGAAATCTCGCCGCAGGAGAAACACCTGAAAGGCACAGTGGCGATGGCGAATCGGGGTCCAAATACAAACGGATCTCAGTTCTACATATGTTTAGAGCCTCAGCCCAGACTCGATGGTCGGTATACGATCATCGGTCGGGTCGTACAGGGCATGGACGTTGTGGACCGCATAGGCAATGTGGGGACCGGGCAGTATGACAAGCCATTGGCCGATGTTGTAATGGAAAGAGTCTGGATCGAAAAATAG
- the raiA gene encoding ribosome-associated translation inhibitor RaiA, whose amino-acid sequence MKLNITARNFEVSDAIKDYVTKKLKKLKHFEHYVIDSKMIMEKDKGTSIIELTLSVKHSSITSRVSNPDIYIGINDVVRKVERQLDKYEGKFRERKRLAQKTRRK is encoded by the coding sequence ATGAAACTAAACATCACGGCCAGGAACTTTGAAGTATCTGATGCAATTAAAGACTACGTAACAAAAAAACTTAAAAAATTGAAACATTTTGAACACTATGTCATAGACTCCAAAATGATTATGGAAAAGGACAAGGGAACGAGTATCATCGAGCTTACCCTGTCAGTAAAGCACTCATCGATTACCAGCCGCGTGAGCAATCCAGACATTTATATAGGCATTAACGATGTTGTGAGAAAGGTTGAACGCCAGCTCGATAAATACGAAGGAAAATTCCGCGAAAGAAAGAGATTGGCGCAGAAAACAAGAAGAAAATGA